In one Epinephelus lanceolatus isolate andai-2023 chromosome 19, ASM4190304v1, whole genome shotgun sequence genomic region, the following are encoded:
- the sec16a gene encoding protein transport protein Sec16A isoform X2, whose translation MQPPPRTGPPGASGPPPSGPNMFRRTRPHKHTAAATAAMPPATQPMTDPFAFVRAPPPMAAGGLPTIPNSNPPPMQAPPNTMYSQAGSGLPPQPQTQEDVPAAPTGPPPSSLPGVTLFNPHSTASPGVYPAPSPAGYTSSHSEQGYFNSTEQTPSMAPEPPPVASAPAAGQTPFNQEFQGHPPPQPVPFQPVPPATSYSQWAPDHGSRPPSVQNYFQPTSDPPSQTFNLPTQTQMYPSHTPSPHQNTPTPPTQPGHPQNQAPPPLHNPVQAPSSQWPDPNAPQQHNSHFQSYFSQSSAPQDSWFNQPPQDSGYHQMGTSVAHPQPGPDSTGSQHASNTGPGPSSAPAPVPYSQESGTLSMFFKDNDVENEETLAGERNKAVNGIPGSFQHHSNPQAHSGLADAPLDYQGLSPQDHSHLPYMNDGNHAPQGSTQKPPDSQYDHVENLECVPNLEVLPSETRGSLAATPAHGVDQYETGPNLETPDSVPRPIRSASVSSNYSNMSHGSGSGTRRHHGVVGTFIQQESPRLTDDANLSAATGGYFEQIDTSPAGDMGAQQSPMEQTWPPTPSPPKPTGIFQASANSSFEPVRSHGVGVRPAEVDRAKMVAEGGVDSTPGNLEQPPDNMENIYGPGHPLPAGVGGGVPHLPHPVVHSHSRPSSRAFGASRPCESPATTLWAQHDPPSLGANILLAPAAPTVLAPLREPSADVIQPPEDAPLDLQPSQRVQPTSQQHSENLENPPQVSEAEPTDSQGNLGYASLLVSDSLHQPVLIAPPVSNYSVIPPSTPAQAPSQSSLRETTPPVRSLAQGQGASTSQPPSVNSNQNPVFPPGPVSFSSSASNQGPLNLTRDNIEAATSDPTAPPQSQPVRPPLSRGQSLVGDSHSAIGVNPQASLTAPVSNHNQPSNYELLDFSMHQSQAQNQASGHPSSLHESPQSSNGFYLQVTKDAQQGGRAIGNVLVQTPASSSTPQVPPASSQAAANTQPPAAAEPPKTSDSQAAPQGQNDAPPVPASGAQPPRDQYPPPAQGPAAGSAPPPPAGYPPGPRGPVPTGAPQPAPAEPPRPPSSAGSQQGYGPPPAVPGQMYGGYYGNYGEYPDSRAAYPPGQYPPPPGDPRAQHYYQDGPYRGRGDPWYGRYEGQSAGYRDPNYQYREPQPERPSSRASQYSDRPSSRQGYPDEYQRANRSAYNDYYADYAKHYDYGAYNYGQYDPRYRGYYDQSYWTSYDDGYRGRDSYYNQQPYPARKEGYDDQWRYYPGYDASFDEDYRRRGDGDDFDRRSVHSEQSAHSVHSSHSHHSRRSSFSSRSQQSQVYRSQPDIVSAVYDTTSSTLAVDYSYGQYPNQADAAQNYSQYLYPSEYPTESTWIAPEQPPPRPATPEKFTIPHRCARFGPGGHLVQVLPNLPSAGQPALVDIHSMETMLQDTPDQTELRAFPGPLVKEETHKVDVIKFSQNKALECSRDNNLLDRDSARLLWEFIMLLCRQNGTVVGTDIADLLLKEHRSVWLPGKSPNEANLIDFNNEPLARAEEEPGAGPLSLLSDTFMTVPENLGKETERFRELLLFGRKKDALEAAMKGGLWGHALLLASKMDNRTHARVMTRFANSLPINDPLQTVYQLMSGRMPASATCCGEEKWGDWRPHLAMVLSNLTHTLDLDTRTITTMGDTLASKGLIDAAHFCYLMAQVGLGVYTKKSTKMVLIGSNHSFPFYQFASNEAIQRTEAYEYAQSLGSQPCSLPNFQVFKLIYACRLAEAGLSAQAFNYCEVISRNVLMQPSYYSPVFISQIIQMSEKLRFFDPQLKEKPEQELFNEPEWLIHLRQLDRQIRTGEFTCNEDRATPAQFDCSSPSSESDEPSPPEPYSMPVELDGPTPDNPLMSSLLPGPPPQGVQLMPPAPTSILQDGMAPPQPLSPNDVPQFYPVPPSGPPGQMPISGYPPQDPGFAHPPFQPQSEQIDMFPGAHQSHQQQCPPPPQVGQMSPHMSPTQVPHSPVRINPPPLQMPQHMPQHIPQHMPPSPGHMPHVEQMSHAPPEMHPAQPMSSSPPSGSFTPDLYDHMAQLGAGRRSRTTSQSSMHMVSGRRSRTTSESSTHSGGRERSNSAAMQASPPPPSIPEQPSREEAKKVKKDSPKKGGGGGGGGSSWIKWPWRRKNEAHLPDDNNKSIVWDENKQKWVDLNEPEEESKPPPPPPSGFPKMPQMPGPGGPASPPSGGPPVNMFSRRAGTKSRYVDVLNPSRISKPGGLAPAPADIFAPLAPMPMPANLFVPSSAPDDQQPLEGCEGGNQEQNSPNTSAAPQMFNPTLLPPAPEGPPVPDGSQSGELSRSSSMSSLSRESHPAQGAPPTGGVTFYNPAQFAQTSAPSGGGHRPGRLGGQRQYPVMK comes from the exons ATGCAGCCCCCTCCTCGGACTGGACCCCCAGGAGCCTCTGGCCCACCTCCTTCTGGGCCCAATATGTTCCGCAGGACCAGGCCTCACAAACATACAGCAGCGGCTACTGCCGCAATGCCACCGGCTACTCAACCCATGACGGACCCTTTTGCTTTTGTcagagctcctccccctatggCTGCAGGTGGTCTCCCAACAATACCCAACAGCAACCCTCCACCAATGCAAGCCCCACCAAACACCATGTACTCTCAAGCTGGCTCAGGGCTGCCTCCGcaaccacagacacaggaggacgTCCCAGCTGCTCCCACTGGTCCCCCACCATCCTCTCTGCCAGGGGTGACATTGTTCAACCCTCACAGTACAGCATCTCCTGGTGTTTACCCAGCACCCAGTCCAGCAGGATATACATCCTCACATAGTGAACAGGGCTATTTTAATTCAACAGAACAGACACCATCCATGGCCCCAGAGCCACCACCTGTGGCCTCTGCCCCAGCAGCGGGTCAGACACCTTTTAACCAGGAATTTCAAGGACATCCACCTCCCCAGCCTGTGCCCTTCCAGCCTGTGCCTCCCGCCACCTCCTATTCCCAGTGGGCCCCTGATCACGGAAGTCGCCCTCCTTCAGTTCAGAACTATTTCCAGCCTACTAGTGACCCTCCATCACAAACTTTTAATTTACCTACGCAGACCCAGATGTACCCCTCCCACACCCCATCACCCCATCAGAACACCCCCACTCCTCCAACACAACCTGGACACCCCCAGAATCAGGCACCACCTCCTCTCCACAATCCTGTACAGGCCCCTAGCTCTCAATGGCCTGACCCAAATGCACCCCAGCAGCATAATTCTCACTTCCAGAGCTACTTCAGTCAGAGCTCTGCCCCACAGGACTCGTGGTTCAACCAACCTCCACAGGACTCAGGCTACCACCAAATGGGGACCAGCGTGGCCCATCCTCAGCCCGGGCCTGACTCTACTGGATCTCAGCATGCGTCCAACACTGGTCCTGGGCCTAGTTCTGCTCCTGCCCCAGTCCCATACTCTCAGGAGTCTGGTACACTGTCAATGTTCTTCAAAGACAATGATGTGGAAAATGAAGAAACACTGGCAGGAGAGAGAAATAAAGCAGTGAATGGTATTCCTGGATCTTTTCAGCATCACAGTAACCCACAGGCCCACAGTGGCCTTGCAGATGCACCTTTGGATTACCAAGGCCTCTCTCCGCAAGATCATTCACACCTACCGTACATGAATGATGGCAACCATGCGCCACAGGGAAGTACCCAGAAGCCCCCTGATTCACAGTACGACCATGTGGAGAATTTAGAGTGTGTCCCGAACCTGGAAGTATTACCCAGTGAAACCCGCGGCAGCCTTGCTGCCACTCCAGCCCATGGAGTAGACCAGTATGAAACCGGGCCTAACCTGGAGACTCCAGATTCTGTTCCAAGACCAATTAGATCTGCCAGTGTGTCATCCAACTATAGCAATATGAGCCATGGAAGTGGAAGTGGCACTCGTCGACATCATGGAGTAGTAGGTACCTTTATTCAGCAGGAGAGTCCTCGTCTCACTGATGATGCTAACCTGTCTGCTGCCACTGGAGGCTACTTTGAGCAGATTGACACTTCTCCAGCTGGAGATATGGGTGCACAACAGAGCCCCATGGAGCAGACTTGGCCTCCCACACCTAGCCCTCCCAAACCAACTGGTATCTTTCAGGCCAGTGCTAACAGCTCTTTTGAACCTGTGCGCTCACATGGGGTTGGAGTGCGTCCTGCTGAGGTCGATAGGGCTAAAATGGTAGCGGAAGGGGGTGTAGATTCTACACCTGGCAACCTGGAGCAGCCACCAGATAATATGGAAAATATTTATGGCCCAGGACACCCCTTGCCTGCTGGGGTGGGAGGTGGTGTTCCTCATCTACCACACCCAGTGGTTCATTCCCACTCTCGACCTTCATCCCGTGCTTTTGGGGCCAGTCGACCCTGTGAGAGCCCTGCCACTACTCTGTGGGCACAGCATGATCCTCCTAGCTTGGGCGCTAACATTCTCCTAGCCCCTGCTGCCCCGACAGTTCTTGCCCCTTTACGAGAGCCTAGTGCTGATGTCATCCAACCCCCAGAGGATGCCCCACTGGACTTGCAGCCCTCCCAGAGAGTCCAGCCAACTTCACAGCAGCACTCAGAGAACCTAGAGAACCCACCACAGGTGAGTGAGGCAGAGCCAACTGACTCTCAAGGCAACCTGGGCTATGCGTCTCTTCTTGTGTCTGACTCGCTCCACCAGCCTGTTTTAATTGCCCCGCCAGTATCTAATTACAGTGTGATTCCCCCCAGCACCCCTGCTCAAGCACCCAGTCAAAGTAGCCTTAGGGAAACTACCCCCCCTGTGAGATCACTCGCACAGGGACAGGGTGCCAGTACTTCCCAACCGCCTTCAGTAAACTCTAATCAGAATCCAGTTTTTCCCCCTGGACCTGTAAGCTTCAGTTCGTCAGCCTCTAACCAAGGCCCGCTCAATCTGACCCGTGACAACATAGAAGCGGCAACATCAGACCCCACAGCTCCGCCGCAGTCTCAGCCAGTCCGCCCTCCTCTTTCAAGGGGCCAATCATTGGTTGGAGACAGCCACTCTGCTATCGGTGTTAATCCACAGGCTTCTCTGACTGCTCCTGTCTCTAATCATAATCAGCCATCAAATTATGAACTGCTTGATTTTTCTATGCACCAATCACAAGCCCAAAACCAAGCATCTGGCCACCCTTCTTCTCTGCACGAGTCTCCACAGTCTAGTAATGGATTTTACCTACAGGTCACCAAAGATGCTCAGCAGGGGGGAAGAGCGATAGGGAATGTCCTTGTCCAGACCCCGGCCTCTTCATCTACCCCACAGGTACCACCAGCATCCTCCCAAGCAGCTGCAAACACCCAGCCGCCAGCAGCGGCTGAACCTCCTAAAACATCTGATTCTCAAGCTGCACCGCAGGGACAAAATGATGCTCCTCCTGTTCCAGCAAGTGGAGCACAACCTCCCCGTGACCAGTATCCACCTCCAGCACAGGGGCCTGCTGCAGGGAGTGCCCCTCCTCCCCCTGCTGGATACCCTCCAGGGCCTCGAGGACCTGTACCTACAGGAGCTCCCCAGCCAGCTCCTGCAGAGCCACCTCGACCACCCTCCTCTGCAGGCAGCCAGCAAGGCTATGGGCCTCCTCCTGCAGTGCCTGGGCAGATGTATGGTGGCTATTATGGTAATTATGGAGAATACCCAGATAGCAGAGCAGCTTATCCTCCTGGCCAGTACCCACCTCCACCTGGGGATCCCAGAGCACAGCACTATTATCAA GATGGTCCATACAGAGGTAGAGGAGATCCTTGGTATGGTAGATATGAAGGACAGTCCGCAGGGTATCGTGATCCAAACTACCAGTACAGAGAGCCTCAGCCAGAACGACCCAGCTCCAGAGCCAGTCAGTACTCTGACAGGCCCTCATCCAG GCAAGGCTATCCTGATGAGTACCAGAGAGCAAACCGAAGTGCCTACAATGATTATTATGCAGATTACGCCAAGCACTATGATTATGGAG CATACAATTACGGACAGTATGACCCGCGCTACAGAGGATACTATGATCAGTCCTACTGGACTAGTTATGATGATGGctacagaggcagagacagctACTATAATCAACAGCCGTATCCTGCCAG GAAAGAGGGCTATGATGATCAGTGGCGGTACTATCCTGGCTATGATGCCAGTTTTGATGAAGATTACCGGCGACGTGGAGACGGCGACGACTTTGACAGACGCAGCGTCCACAGCGAGCAGTCGGCACACAGCGTGCACAGCTCCCACAGCCACCACAGCAGACGAAGCAGCTTCAGCTCACGATCACAACAG AGCCAGGTATACAGAAGCCAGCCTGATATAGTGTCAGCAGTCTATGACACCACATCATCCACTTTGGCTGTGGACTACTCCTATGGACAGTACCCAAACCAGGCCGATGCCGCCCAGAACTACAGCCAGTACCTCTATCCCTCTGAGTACCCCACAGAGAGCACCTGGATCGCCCCTGAGCAAC CTCCTCCTCGTCCTGCAACCCCAGAGAAGTTCACCATACCCCACCGCTGTGCCCGCTTCGGACCTGGTGGTCATCTGGTCCAAGTTCTGCCCAATCTCCCCTCAGCTGGACAGCCTGCTCTCGTTGATATCCACAGCATGGAG ACGATGCTGCAGGATACCCCGGATCAGACAGAGCTACGAGCTTTTCCAGGACCTCTTGTTAA GGAGGAGACTCATAAAGTGGATGTGATAAAGTTCTCCCAGAACAAAGCGCTGGAGTGTTCTCGTGACAACAACCTGTTGGACAGGGACTCTGCGCGCCTGCTTTGGGAATTCATCATGCTACTCTGTAGACAGAACGGG ACCGTGGTCGGCACGGACATCGCTGACCTCTTGCTGAAGGAGCATCGTTCTGTCTGGCTTCCCGGCAAAAGTCCTAATGAAGCCAACTTGATTGATTTTAACAATGAGCCACTGGCACGAGCTGAGGAAGAGCCGGGAGCTGGACCACTGTCCCTGCTATCGGACACTTTCATGACTGTACCAGAGAACCTTGGCAAGGAAACAGAACGCTTCAGGGAGCTGTTACTGTTTGGCCGCAAGAAG GATGCACTCGAAGCAGCTATGAAGGGAGGTCTCTGGGGACATGCCCTGCTGTTGGCTAGTAAGATGGACAACAGAACACATGCACGTGTCATGACAAG GTTTGCCAACAGTTTGCCAATCAATGACCCTCTGCAGACGGTGTACCAGCTGATGTCAGGGAGGATGCCTGCATCAGCCACT tgcTGTGGCGAGGAGAAGTGGGGTGACTGGCGCCCTCACCTGGCCATGGTGTTGTctaacctcacacacactctggatCTGGATACTCGCACAATCACCACCATGGGTGACACTCTTG CTTCCAAGGGGCTGATTGATGCCGCACACTTCTGCTACTTGATGGCCCAAGTTGGTCTGGGAGTTTACACAAAGAAGAGCACCAAGATGGTTCTGATTGGCTCCAATCACAG TTTTCCCTTCTACCAATTTGCGTCCAATGAAGCAATCCAGAGGACTGAGGCCTATGAGTATGCTCAATCACTGGGCTCCCAGCCGTGCTCACTGCCCAATTTCcag GTGTTCAAGTTGATCTATGCATGCCGCTTGGCTGAAGCAGGCCTGAGCGCTCAGGCCTTCAACTACTGTGAAGTTATCTCTAGGAATGTCCTCATGCAGCCTTCCTACTACTCTCCTGTGTTCATAAGCCAGATTATACAG ATGTCGGAAAAGCTGCGATTCTTCGATCCCCAACTGAAGGAGAAGCCGGAGCAGGAGTTGTTCAATGAGCCTGAATGGTTGATCCACCTCAGACAGCTGGATAGACAGATAAGG aCAGGGGAGTTTACATGCAATGAAGACAGAGCAACTCCTGCACAGTTCGACTGCAGCAGCCCCAGTTCTGAGTCAGACGAGCCCAGTCCGCCTGAACCTTACAGCATGCCTGTGGAGTTGGATGGCCCCACCCCTGACAACCCACTAATGAGCTCATTACTGCCTGGGCCTCCACCGCAGGGAGTACAGCTGATGcctccag CTCCCACCTCTATCCTCCAAGATGGGATGGCCCCACCTCAGCCTTTATCCCCCAATGACGTGCCCCAGTTCTACCCAGTACCCCCCAGTGGACCACCAGGCCAGATGCCCATCTCAGGCTACCCTCCACAGGATCCTGGCTTCGCCCATCCTCCCTTCCAGCCTCAGTCTGAGCAGATAGATATGTTCCCTGGAGCCCATCAGTCCCATCAGCAGCAGTGTCCCCCACCTCCTCAAGTGGGCCAAATGTCACCACACATGTCCCCCACTCAGGTGCCGCATTCGCCTGTACGAATCAACCCCCCGCCACTCCAGATGCCTCAGCACATGCCTCAGCATATTCCCCAGCATATGCCCCCTTCTCCCGGGCACATGCCACATGTGGAGCAGATGTCCCACGCCCCACCAGAGATGCACCCTGCTCAACCAATGTCATCCTCCCCACCCAGTGGCTCCTTCACGCCAGACCTGTATGACCACATGGCTCAATTG GGTGCTGGGAGGAGATCAAGGACTACTTCACAATCCTCAATGCATATG GTTTCAGGACGTCGCTCCCGCACCACTTCTGAATCTTCCACTCACTCTGGCGGAAGAGAGCGGAGCAACTCGGCTGCCATGCAGGCCTCTCCACCTCCGCCTTCAATTCCTGAACAGCCCAGCAGAGAAGAGGCCAAGAAAGTCAAGAAAGACTCCCCGAAAAAG ggtggtggtggtggtggtggaggtagTAGCTGGATAAAGTGGCCCTGGAGGAGGAAGAATGAGGCACACTTGCCAGATGACAATAACAAATCT attGTTTGGGATGAAAACAAGCAGAAATGGGTCGACTTGAACGAGCCTGAAGAGGAG AGTAAGCCCCCTCCACCGCCTCCCTCTGGCTTCCCCAAGATGCCTCAGATGCCTGGCCCCGGAGGGCCTGCCTCACCCCCGAGTGGCGGTCCTCCTGTCAACATGTTCTCCAGGAGAGCAG GCACGAAGAGCAGATATGTGGATGTTCTTAATCCTAGTAGAATCTCTAAACCAGGCGGATTAGCCCCCGCTCCTGCAGACATCTTCGCTCCTTTGGCACCAATGCCAATGCCCGCTAACCTATTTGTGCCTAGTTCAG CTCCTGACGATCAACAACCTCTGGAGGGCTGTGAAGGAGGAAATCAGgagcagaattcaccaaacaCAAGCGCTGCTCCACAG ATGTTCAACCCCACGTTGTTACCACCTGCCCCAGAAGGTCCTCCCGTGCCTGATGGCTCACAGTCCGGGGAG CTCTCACGTTCTAGCTCAATGAGTTCTTTATCACGCGAA AGTCATCCTGCCCAGGGAGCTCCACCCACCGGAGGCGTCACCTTTTATAACCCTGCACAGTTTGCACAG ACAAGTGCACCATCAGGAGGTGGACACCGCCCTGGACGCTTGGGCGGTCAGCGTCAGTACCCAGTGATGAAATAA